From a region of the Ostrinia nubilalis chromosome 18, ilOstNubi1.1, whole genome shotgun sequence genome:
- the LOC135080394 gene encoding ATP synthase subunit d, mitochondrial-like encodes MAKRFTKSSINWAELEKKVPPEQRVQYFAFKAKSDAYLRRVLAHPPEPPKIDWAAYSKMVPVPGLVDKLKTEYEKFQVPYPQDTLSAKVDEQWKALEPEIKKFCAEMQVDIDKATKELSRIRALPKFEEMTMEMYAEMFPDLAIDPVNRPTYWPHTPEEQVGYKPPEQKVEKKKAP; translated from the exons ATGGCAAAACGATTTACGAAAAGCAGCATAAATTGGGCGGAACTTGAAAAAAAAGTACCACCAGAACAGAGAGTCCAGTACTTCGCATTTAAAGCCAAATCTGATGCTTATCTTCGACG GGTACTAGCGCATCCCCCTGAACCCCCGAAAATTGATTGGGCGGCGTACTCTAAAATGGTGCCTGTTCCTGGCCTGGTGGACAAACTGAAGACAGAGTACGAGAAGTTTCAAGTACCCTACCCGCAAGACACGTTGTCAGCTAAGGTCGACGAGCAGTGGAAAGCCTTGGAGCCAGAAATCAAGAAGTTCTGCGCTGAGATGCAGGTGGACATTGACAA AGCGACTAAAGAGCTTTCAAGAATAAGAGCCCTCCCCAAATTCGAAGAGATGACGATGGAGATGTATGCGGAGATGTTCCCTGACCTGGCCATCGACCCCGTGAACAGGCCCACATACTGGCCCCATACCCCAGAAGAACAAGTGGGGTATAAGCCTCCAGAGCAGAAGGTTGAAAAGAAGAAAGCGCCATAA